From the Theobroma cacao cultivar B97-61/B2 chromosome 2, Criollo_cocoa_genome_V2, whole genome shotgun sequence genome, one window contains:
- the LOC18609416 gene encoding uncharacterized protein LOC18609416 isoform X2 has protein sequence MALQLSLITLFLFFSLVSSEIILEEGYTVTTVIDCHKLKIFPYSVLALPGSSDLLVLDSFNSHLYTVSFPLSNESEVKRISSGEGKAGLWDGELGQARFNNPRSFALDAKGNVYVADRGNHVIRKITPSGAVTTIAGGYSKTVGNKDGPAQNATFSNDFELAIVAERCILLVVERGSQSVRQIDLNPADCATSSPSGQIFGLGAVTIWTLGLGLSCLLGLFMGILLRPYIIPHTGRPHPHQIQQDMEPLRNQFGETSSDTLLRHQKRSC, from the exons ATGGCTTTACAATTGTCTTTGAtcactctcttccttttcttcagCTTAG TTTCTAGCGAGATAATACTGGAAGAGGGGTACACGGTGACCACAGTGATCGACTGCCACAAGCTGAAGATATTTCCATATTCAGTCCTAGCTCTTCCTGGCTCCTCTGATCTGCTGGTCCTTGATTCTTTCAACAGTCACCTCTACACTGTATCATTTCCCCTCTCTAACG aaAGCGAGGTAAAACGGATATCATCAGGAGAAGGAAAGGCGGGTCTTTGGGACGGAGAATTGGGCCAGGCCCGATTCAATAACCCGAGAAGCTTTGCACTCGACGCTAAAGGCAACGTTTATGTCGCTGATAGGGGCAACCACGTCATTAGGAAAATCACCCCCTCAG GTGCTGTGACGACGATCGCCGGCGGTTACTCAAAGACAGTAGGCAACAAAGACGGGCCGGCGCAGAACGCAACATTTTCTAATGATTTTGAGTTAGCTATAGTCGCGGAGAGATGCATTTTACTGGTTGTGGAACGCGGCAGTCAATCGGTTCGCCAGATTGATCTCAACCCGGCGGATTGCGCCACAAGCTCTCCATCAGGGCAAATTTTCG ggCTTGGAGCAGTTACAATTTGGACCCTAGGTCTGGGACTTTCATGTTTACTGGGCTTATTTATGGGGATTTTACTTCGCCCTTATATCATCCCCCAT ACAGGAAGGCCTCACCCTCATCAGATTCAGCAAGATATGGAACCATTGCGTAATCAATTTGGGGAAACAAGTAGCGATACTCTGCTACGACATCAAAAGCGCAGTTGCTAA
- the LOC18609414 gene encoding probable alpha,alpha-trehalose-phosphate synthase [UDP-forming] 9, whose translation MASRTCANFLHLVSGDLLDIPQTPRALPRVMTVPGIISDVDYCSSNDGDSDVTSSGCRERKIIVANMLPLHAKRDAETSEWRFSWDEDSLRLQLKDGFSPETEVIYVGSLKVDIDASEQEEVAQKLLEEFNCVPTFLPQDLQKKFYLGFCKQQLWPLFHYMLPICPDHGDRFDRFLWQAYVSANKIFADKVMEVINPDDDYVWVHDYHLMVLPTFLRKCFHRIKLGFFLHSPFPSSEIYRTLPVRDEILRGLLNCDLIGFHTFDYARHFLSCCSRMLGLDYESKRGHIGLDYFGRTVFIKILPVGVHMGRLESVLNLSSTACKVKEIQKLFEGKKLILGVDDMDIFKGISLKLLAVEQLLRQHPDLQGKVVLVQIVNPARGSGKDVQEAKKETYLTAKKINEVYGSPNYQPVILIDRPVPRFEKSAYYALAECCIVNAVRDGMNLVPYKYIVCRQGTPFMDEALGIKSDSSRTSMLVVSEFIGCSPSLSGAIRVNPWDIDAVAEALNTAITIPESEKQLRHEKHYRYVSTHDVAYWAHSFAQDLERACQDHYSKRCWGIGLGLGFRVVSLSPSFRRLGIDHIVSSYKRTNRRAIFLDYDGTVVPEASIIKTPSPEVISILKTLCDDPKNTVFIVSGRGRTSLSDWLAPCEMLGIAAEHGYFIRWIKDSKWETSPVGADLEWKRIVEPVMSLYREATDGSSIETKESALVWHHKDADPDFGSCQAKELLDHLENVLANEPAVVRRGQHIVEVKPQGVSKGLVAEKVLSRMVNGGKPPDFVMCVGDDKSDEDMFESILTSVSNPSLPVAPEIFACTVGRKPSKAKYYLDDAADVLKLLQGLATATSSKPRCLPEIQVSFESTA comes from the exons atggcATCAAGAACATGTGCAAATTTTTTACACCTAGTTTCTGGAGACCTACTTGATattcctcaaactccaagagCTCTCCCTCGGGTGATGACTGTTCCTGGGATCATCTCTGACGTGGATTATTGTAGCAGTAATGATGGGGATTCAGATGTTACTTCTTCCGGTTGTAGAGAACGCAAAATTATAGTGGCAAATATGTTACCTTTGCATGCTAAAAGAGATGCAGAAACCTCTGAATGGCGCTTCAGCTGGGATGAGGATTCACTCCGACTACAACTAAAGGATGGTTTTTCTCCTGAAACGGAGGTTATATATGTGGGATCTCTGAAGGTTGATATAGATGCCAGTGAACAGGAGGAAGTGGCCCAAAAACTATTAGAGGAATTTAATTGTGTCCCTACATTTCTACCTCAAGATTTGCAGAAGAAGTTTTATCTTGGTTTTTGTAAACAGCAGTTGTGGCCACTTTTCCACTACATGTTGCCCATTTGTCCAGACCATGGTGATCGGTTTGATCGTTTTCTATGGCAGGCATATGTTTCtgctaataaaatttttgctgACAAGGTTATGGAAGTAATAAATCCAGATGATGATTATGTTTGGGTTCATGATTATCACCTGATGGTTCTTCCCACATTTTTGAGGAAATGCTTTCACAGAATCAAGCTTGGGTTCTTCCTCCACAGCCCATTTCCTTCATCAGAAATATATCGAACATTGCCTGTTAGGGATGAAATTCTGAGGGGCTTGCTAAATTGTGATCTAATTGGTTTTCATACATTTGATTATGCACGGCATTTCTTGTCTTGTTGCAGTCGAATGCTGGGCCTTGATTATGAATCTAAAAGAGGGCACATTGGTCTTGATTACTTTGGCCGCACAGTGTTTATTAAAATTCTGCCTGTAGGAGTTCATATGGGTCGACTTGAATCAGTGTTAAATCTTTCCTCTACTGCTTGCAAGGTCAAAGAGATTCAGAAGCTGTTTGAAGGGAAAAAATTGATTCTTGGTGTAGATGATATGGATATTTTCAAGGGCATTAGTCTAAAACTACTGGCTGTGGAGCAGCTCCTACGGCAGCATCCAGACTTGCAGGGTAAAGTAGTCCTGGTTCAGATTGTGAATCCTGCTAGGGGCTCTGGGAAGGATGTTCAGGAAGCAAAGAAGGAGACATATCTGACTGCTAAAAAGATCAATGAGGTTTATGGTTCACCCAATTATCAGCCTGTGATTTTGATTGATCGTCCTGTTCCTCGTTTTGAGAAATCTGCCTATTATGCACTTGCAGAATGTTGCATAGTTAATGCTGTGAGGGATGGGATGAACTTGGTTCCATACAAGTATATTGTTTGTAGGCAGGGAACTCCGTTTATGGATGAGGCTCTGGGTATAAAGTCAGATTCTTCACGAACAAGCATGCTTGTTGTGTCTGAGTTCATTGGTTGCTCACCTTCTTTAAGTGGAGCGATTAGGGTAAATCCATGGGATATTGATGCCGTTGCTGAGGCCTTAAATACAGCTATTACCATCCCTGAGTCTGAGAAGCAATTGCGACATGAGAAACACTATCGGTATGTTAGTACTCATGATGTGGCTTATTGGGCTCACAGCTTCGCCCAGGACTTGGAAAGAGCATGCCAAGATCATTATAGTAAACGTTGCTGGGGCATTGGTTTGGGCCTTGGTTTCCGAGttgtctctctttctcctAGTTTTAGGAGGCTGGGTATTGATCACATTGTTTCATCTTATAAGCGAACAAATAGAAGAGCAATATTTCTGGATTATGATGGCACTGTTGTTCCTGAAGCTTCCATTATTAAAACTCCTAGCCCTGAAGTTATCTCTATCCTTAAGACTCTTTGTGACGATCCTAAGAACACTGTGTTTATTGTTAGTGGGAGAGGGAGAACTTCACTTAGTGATTGGCTTGCTCCATGTGAGATGCTGGGTATAGCTGCTGAACATGGGTACTTCATAAG ATGGATTAAAGACTCTAAATGGGAAACCAGCCCTGTGGGTGCTGACCTTGAATGGAAAAGGATTGTGGAACCTGTTATGAGCCTGTATAGAGAAGCAACAGATGGCTCCAGCATAGAGACTAAGGAGAGTGCTTTGGTGTGGCACCATAAAGACGCAGACCCTGACTTTGGGTCATGCCAAGCCAAGGAATTGTTGGATCATCTGGAGAATGTTCTTGCAAATGAACCAGCAGTTGTTAGGAGAGGCCAGCATATTGTTGAAGTTAAACCACAG GGAGTAAGTAAAGGGTTGGTTGCAGAAAAGGTTCTGTCAAGAATGGTCAATGGCGGGAAGCCACCTGATTTTGTGATGTGTGTTGGTGATGATAAATCCGATGAAGATATGTTTGAGAGCATATTAACATCTGTTTCTAATCCATCCTTGCCCGTGGCTCCAGAAATCTTCGCATGCACTGTTGGGCGAAAACCTAGCAAAGCAAAGTATTACCTTGATGATGCTGCTGACGTGTTGAAATTGCTTCAGGGTCTTGCAACTGCTACTAGTTCAAAGCCTAGGTGCCTCCCTGAGATCCAGGTTTCCTTTGAGAGTACTGCTTGA
- the LOC18609416 gene encoding uncharacterized protein LOC18609416 isoform X1, with product MALQLSLITLFLFFSLVSSEIILEEGYTVTTVIDCHKLKIFPYSVLALPGSSDLLVLDSFNSHLYTVSFPLSNESEVKRISSGEGKAGLWDGELGQARFNNPRSFALDAKGNVYVADRGNHVIRKITPSGAVTTIAGGYSKTVGNKDGPAQNATFSNDFELAIVAERCILLVVERGSQSVRQIDLNPADCATSSPSGQIFGLGAVTIWTLGLGLSCLLGLFMGILLRPYIIPHEGLTLIRFSKIWNHCVINLGKQVAILCYDIKSAVANSKLYLFMLKLFWLCLSHMSLLFSVNFVEYRTSEKDIVSLLDSDDLSNPEVKKSRIFSDQLKDLICCDENLELPYTSEFIFKQGDGNQNGSTVLADCHGRIDALIQANVMEFANEAEETTAIVKPGASSSRLVKRR from the exons ATGGCTTTACAATTGTCTTTGAtcactctcttccttttcttcagCTTAG TTTCTAGCGAGATAATACTGGAAGAGGGGTACACGGTGACCACAGTGATCGACTGCCACAAGCTGAAGATATTTCCATATTCAGTCCTAGCTCTTCCTGGCTCCTCTGATCTGCTGGTCCTTGATTCTTTCAACAGTCACCTCTACACTGTATCATTTCCCCTCTCTAACG aaAGCGAGGTAAAACGGATATCATCAGGAGAAGGAAAGGCGGGTCTTTGGGACGGAGAATTGGGCCAGGCCCGATTCAATAACCCGAGAAGCTTTGCACTCGACGCTAAAGGCAACGTTTATGTCGCTGATAGGGGCAACCACGTCATTAGGAAAATCACCCCCTCAG GTGCTGTGACGACGATCGCCGGCGGTTACTCAAAGACAGTAGGCAACAAAGACGGGCCGGCGCAGAACGCAACATTTTCTAATGATTTTGAGTTAGCTATAGTCGCGGAGAGATGCATTTTACTGGTTGTGGAACGCGGCAGTCAATCGGTTCGCCAGATTGATCTCAACCCGGCGGATTGCGCCACAAGCTCTCCATCAGGGCAAATTTTCG ggCTTGGAGCAGTTACAATTTGGACCCTAGGTCTGGGACTTTCATGTTTACTGGGCTTATTTATGGGGATTTTACTTCGCCCTTATATCATCCCCCAT GAAGGCCTCACCCTCATCAGATTCAGCAAGATATGGAACCATTGCGTAATCAATTTGGGGAAACAAGTAGCGATACTCTGCTACGACATCAAAAGCGCAGTTGCTAACTCCAAGCTTTATCTATTTATGCTGAAGCTCTTTTGGTTGTGCCTTTCTCACATGTCTCTTTTGTTTAGTGTTAATTTTGTGGAATATCGTACTTCAGAAAAGGATATTGTTTCTTTGCTTGATTCCGATGACTTGAGTAATCCTGAGGTAAAAAAGTCACGGATTTTTTCTGATCAATTGAAAGATTTGATCTGTTGTGATGAAAACCTAGAGTTGCCATACACATCTGAGTTCATTTTCAAGCAAGGAGATGGGAATCAAAATGGCAGTACCGTGTTAGCTGACTGCCATGGAAGGATAGACGCATTGATACAAGCTAACGTTATGGAGTTTGCAAACGAAGCTGAAGAAACTACTGCAATAGTGAAGCCAGGTGCGAGCAGCTCACGTTTAGTGAAGAGAAGATGA
- the LOC18609415 gene encoding uncharacterized protein LOC18609415 isoform X1, whose amino-acid sequence MGKNVLVLGVALLLLLLLGGVSSAPTTSSPAKIVSGFFSNALSAFMKWLWSLKTTTKTAITGRPMMKFEGGYNVETVFDGSKLGIEPHTVEVLPSGELLILDSANSNLYRISASLSLYSRPRLVAGSPEGYSGHVDGKPREARMNHPKGLAIDDRGNIYIADTMNMAIRKISDAGVTTIAGGKWSLGGGHVDGPSEDAKFSNDFDVVYVGSSCSLLVIDRGNQAIREIQLHFDDCAYQYGSGFPLGVAILVAAGFFGYMLALLQRRVGTIVSSQNDQESVKVNAAVSSPYQKPLKSVRPPLIPTEDEPEKQEEGFFGSLGKLFANAGVSALEILGGVIPGLRKKPLSYQYQSQHQQQQKHSMSWPAQESFVIPDEDEPPSIDTRTPTPRKMYPFMSKDAEKIHQLRQSRAFYSGWDTDMQQHHHRYQSSTPHTYYEQSNEKTNEIVFGAVQEQEGKREAVVIKPVDYGDQTYDHHNIRFRSNMGYNGGY is encoded by the exons ATGGGTAAAAATGTGCTGGTTTTGGGTGTTGCTCTTTTGCTTCTGCTTCTTCTTGGAGGTGTCTCTTCAGCTCCTACTACTTCTTCACCTGCAA agATCGTTAGTGGATTTTTCTCTAATGCTTTGTCTGCTTTTATGAAATGGTTATGGTCACTCAAAACTACCACCAAAACAG CAATTACTGGCCGTCCAATGATGAAGTTTGAGGGTGGATACAATGTGGAGACTGTGTTTGATGGAAGTAAGCTTGGGATCGAGCCTCACACTGTTGAGGTTTTGCCTAGTGGTGAGCTGCTGATTTTGGACTCTGCTAATAGCAACCTTTATCGGATTTCTGCTTCCTTATCTCTAT ATAGTAGACCTAGGCTGGTTGCTGGATCCCCTGAAGGATACTCTGGACATGTAGATGGGAAGCCCAGAGAGGCAAGGATGAACCATCCAAAAGGGCTAGCCATAGATGACAGAGGGAACATTTATATTGCAGACACTATGAACATGGCAATCAGGAAGATAAGTGATGCAG GTGTTACAACAATTGCTGGTGGGAAATGGAGCCTGGGAGGGGGACATGTAGATGGACCAAGTGAAGATGCAAAGTTTTCTAATGATTTTGATGTGGTCTATGTTGGAAGCAGTTGCTCCCTTCTCGTGATAGATAGAGGAAATCAAGCTATCAGAGAGATTCAACTCCATTTTGATGACTGTGCTTATCAGTATGGAAGTGGTTTTCCTCTTG GAGTTGCAATTCTTGTCGCAGCTGGCTTCTTTGGTTACATGCTAGCTTTGCTGCAACGTAGAGTGGGCACCATTGTATCTTCCCAGAAT GATCAGGAATCAGTAAAAGTGAATGCTGCTGTATCGAGTCCATATCAGAAACCCCTGAAATCAGTCAGGCCACCTTTAATCCCTACTGAAGATGAACCAGAGAAGCAAGAAGAAGGCTTCTTTGGATCCCTTGGGAAGCTTTTTGCCAATGCTGGTGTTTCTGCTTTAGAAATTTTGGGAGGAGTAATTCCTGGTCTTAGAAAGAAGCCACTAAGCTATCAATATCAGAGCCAGCACCAGCAACAACAGAAACACTCAATGTCCTGGCCTGCACAAGAGAGCTTTGTGATACCAGATGAAGATGAGCCCCCTTCAATTGATACACGAACCCCCACTCCACGGAAAATGTACCCCTTCATGTCCAAGGATGCAGAAAAGATCCATCAGTTGCGTCAAAGCCGGGCCTTCTACAGTGGATGGGATACCGATATGCAGCAGCATCATCATCGCTATCAGTCATCCACCCCGCATACTTACTATGAGCAGAGCAATGAGAAAACCAATGAGATAGTTTTTGGGGCAGTTCAAGAACAAGAAGGAAAGCGGGAAGCTGTGGTCATAAAGCCTGTTGATTATGGAGACCAAACGTATGATCATCACAACATTCGGTTCCGATCAAACATGGGTTACAACGGGGGTTATTAA
- the LOC18609415 gene encoding uncharacterized protein LOC18609415 isoform X2 — protein MGKNVLVLGVALLLLLLLGGVSSAPTTSSPAKIVSGFFSNALSAFMKWLWSLKTTTKTAITGRPMMKFEGGYNVETVFDGSKLGIEPHTVEVLPSGELLILDSANSNLYRISASLSLYSRPRLVAGSPEGYSGHVDGKPREARMNHPKGLAIDDRGNIYIADTMNMAIRKISDAGVTTIAGGKWSLGGGHVDGPSEDAKFSNDFDVVYVGSSCSLLVIDRGNQAIREIQLHFDDCAYQYGSGFPLGVAILVAAGFFGYMLALLQRRVGTIVSSQNESVKVNAAVSSPYQKPLKSVRPPLIPTEDEPEKQEEGFFGSLGKLFANAGVSALEILGGVIPGLRKKPLSYQYQSQHQQQQKHSMSWPAQESFVIPDEDEPPSIDTRTPTPRKMYPFMSKDAEKIHQLRQSRAFYSGWDTDMQQHHHRYQSSTPHTYYEQSNEKTNEIVFGAVQEQEGKREAVVIKPVDYGDQTYDHHNIRFRSNMGYNGGY, from the exons ATGGGTAAAAATGTGCTGGTTTTGGGTGTTGCTCTTTTGCTTCTGCTTCTTCTTGGAGGTGTCTCTTCAGCTCCTACTACTTCTTCACCTGCAA agATCGTTAGTGGATTTTTCTCTAATGCTTTGTCTGCTTTTATGAAATGGTTATGGTCACTCAAAACTACCACCAAAACAG CAATTACTGGCCGTCCAATGATGAAGTTTGAGGGTGGATACAATGTGGAGACTGTGTTTGATGGAAGTAAGCTTGGGATCGAGCCTCACACTGTTGAGGTTTTGCCTAGTGGTGAGCTGCTGATTTTGGACTCTGCTAATAGCAACCTTTATCGGATTTCTGCTTCCTTATCTCTAT ATAGTAGACCTAGGCTGGTTGCTGGATCCCCTGAAGGATACTCTGGACATGTAGATGGGAAGCCCAGAGAGGCAAGGATGAACCATCCAAAAGGGCTAGCCATAGATGACAGAGGGAACATTTATATTGCAGACACTATGAACATGGCAATCAGGAAGATAAGTGATGCAG GTGTTACAACAATTGCTGGTGGGAAATGGAGCCTGGGAGGGGGACATGTAGATGGACCAAGTGAAGATGCAAAGTTTTCTAATGATTTTGATGTGGTCTATGTTGGAAGCAGTTGCTCCCTTCTCGTGATAGATAGAGGAAATCAAGCTATCAGAGAGATTCAACTCCATTTTGATGACTGTGCTTATCAGTATGGAAGTGGTTTTCCTCTTG GAGTTGCAATTCTTGTCGCAGCTGGCTTCTTTGGTTACATGCTAGCTTTGCTGCAACGTAGAGTGGGCACCATTGTATCTTCCCAGAAT GAATCAGTAAAAGTGAATGCTGCTGTATCGAGTCCATATCAGAAACCCCTGAAATCAGTCAGGCCACCTTTAATCCCTACTGAAGATGAACCAGAGAAGCAAGAAGAAGGCTTCTTTGGATCCCTTGGGAAGCTTTTTGCCAATGCTGGTGTTTCTGCTTTAGAAATTTTGGGAGGAGTAATTCCTGGTCTTAGAAAGAAGCCACTAAGCTATCAATATCAGAGCCAGCACCAGCAACAACAGAAACACTCAATGTCCTGGCCTGCACAAGAGAGCTTTGTGATACCAGATGAAGATGAGCCCCCTTCAATTGATACACGAACCCCCACTCCACGGAAAATGTACCCCTTCATGTCCAAGGATGCAGAAAAGATCCATCAGTTGCGTCAAAGCCGGGCCTTCTACAGTGGATGGGATACCGATATGCAGCAGCATCATCATCGCTATCAGTCATCCACCCCGCATACTTACTATGAGCAGAGCAATGAGAAAACCAATGAGATAGTTTTTGGGGCAGTTCAAGAACAAGAAGGAAAGCGGGAAGCTGTGGTCATAAAGCCTGTTGATTATGGAGACCAAACGTATGATCATCACAACATTCGGTTCCGATCAAACATGGGTTACAACGGGGGTTATTAA